From Campylobacter upsaliensis, the proteins below share one genomic window:
- a CDS encoding peptidylprolyl isomerase produces the protein MLTWMQHHKKYLVVTIWISVIAFVGAGVVGWGAYDYNQNRNSSVAIVGNEKISFVEFNLRYNQIYGYYNQISNGALSEENAEKLGLKDIALNSLIEDKLLLNFAKNLGLWANENEVIQELSAAEEFQNVNGIFDKNIYYAILKQNNILSKNYEQILGDRIILNKLNKIFEFPAKENELQMLAASYFMQDALEIAKITFDKKDLAVDENALKQLWEAHKNDFKTQKSYELSSYFIEAKKSNFSQDELRAFYQNENNKFKYKAQDGKILDFELAKEMVIKDLSLEKTKNLANEKFVALRNQKDDFQKDFNISEEDQNYPLELLAKAKNKDILKPIIWQKCENKICKDGFIILRLNQTNPVRVKNFEEARAEVLPMYYSEVAQKALEEKAQKALPTFKGIELEFVDRNSIKDAKKVSDEILNNAEFSFFLSQVFNTDQNSSYVLINDSKAILYRIKKQKLNPNKQDFNQYQTMLESSLKTLKSSEIKQELLEELKKTYKIKIYH, from the coding sequence ATGCTTACTTGGATGCAACACCATAAAAAGTATTTAGTCGTAACGATATGGATTAGCGTTATTGCCTTTGTTGGAGCAGGTGTTGTGGGCTGGGGGGCTTATGATTATAATCAAAATAGAAATAGTTCCGTTGCTATCGTAGGTAATGAAAAAATCTCTTTTGTGGAATTTAATCTAAGATATAATCAAATTTATGGCTACTACAATCAAATCAGCAATGGTGCCTTAAGTGAAGAAAATGCAGAAAAATTAGGTCTTAAAGATATAGCCCTTAATTCGCTTATCGAAGATAAACTTTTACTTAATTTTGCAAAAAATTTGGGACTTTGGGCTAATGAAAATGAAGTGATACAGGAGCTTTCTGCGGCAGAGGAATTTCAAAATGTCAATGGAATTTTTGATAAAAATATTTACTACGCCATTTTAAAGCAAAATAATATACTTTCCAAAAATTATGAGCAGATTTTAGGTGATAGAATTATTCTTAATAAACTTAATAAAATTTTTGAATTCCCTGCTAAGGAAAATGAATTGCAAATGTTAGCGGCAAGTTATTTTATGCAAGATGCCCTAGAAATTGCTAAAATCACTTTTGATAAAAAAGACTTAGCTGTCGATGAAAACGCTCTTAAACAACTTTGGGAAGCACACAAAAACGACTTTAAAACACAAAAAAGTTACGAGCTTTCTAGCTACTTTATCGAAGCGAAAAAGTCAAATTTTTCCCAAGATGAGCTTAGAGCTTTTTACCAAAATGAAAACAATAAATTTAAATATAAAGCCCAAGATGGTAAAATTTTAGACTTTGAATTAGCTAAAGAAATGGTCATAAAAGATCTTAGCCTTGAAAAGACAAAAAATTTAGCTAATGAAAAATTTGTCGCTTTAAGAAATCAAAAAGATGATTTTCAAAAAGATTTTAACATTAGCGAAGAAGATCAAAATTACCCTCTCGAACTCTTAGCAAAGGCTAAAAATAAGGATATTTTAAAGCCTATCATTTGGCAAAAATGTGAAAATAAAATTTGCAAAGATGGCTTTATAATCTTGCGTTTAAATCAAACAAATCCTGTGCGTGTTAAAAATTTCGAAGAAGCAAGAGCGGAAGTTTTGCCGATGTATTATAGTGAAGTAGCGCAAAAAGCCCTTGAAGAAAAAGCGCAAAAAGCCCTACCGACTTTTAAAGGTATAGAATTAGAATTTGTCGATAGAAATTCCATCAAAGACGCCAAAAAAGTTAGTGATGAAATTTTAAATAATGCTGAATTTAGCTTTTTCCTCTCGCAGGTTTTTAACACAGACCAAAATAGCTCTTATGTTTTAATCAATGACTCAAAAGCTATACTTTATCGTATTAAAAAGCAAAAATTAAATCCAAACAAGCAAGATTTTAATCAATATCAAACTATGCTAGAATCGAGTCTAAAAACTCTTAAAAGCAGTGAAATAAAACAGGAGCTTTTAGAAGAATTGAAAAAAACATATAAGATTAAAATTTATCACTAA